The following proteins are co-located in the Imtechella halotolerans genome:
- the thrA gene encoding bifunctional aspartate kinase/homoserine dehydrogenase I, which yields MKVIKFGGRSLANGEGIKNTLRIIKEKVADGEVITVVVSARGNATDELESILEKAAKGESYQEDWEVFMDYQQDGFEVDFKEEFLVLEKLFEGVALLGDYSKKIKDQVLAQGEVLSAKLVTQILRNNGIPAHFTDSRLLIKTDAKFGDAQPLDALSRENILNHFKFYNEDTVHIVTGFIASNTQGETTTLGRNGSNYTAALLANYLNAEELQNFTHVDGIFTANPDLVADAQVIRQLSYDEANELANFGANILHAKTIIPLIEKEIPLRILNTFNSIHPGTLISPVSSRKGIKSLSVLEEVALVNLEGRGLLGKAGIDARIFRALGQNNISVSIISQGSSERGIGLVVSARDAETARIAIEREFEADFYTHDVSKVYVVRDVSVISIVGQELATFNKPYNALIRNQIVPVLFNNTVTGKNVSLVVERKHLHKALNVIHGEIFEISKKVNLVVFGHGTVGSTLINQVLAAQADILQRKNIQLQVVAIANSRQLLFDAKGIGSSWFKDIQEKGIEFQSLDTLLSLVDRFHLENLIAVDLTASSTFIEKYISLVQNGFDLVSANKIANTHSYSFYKDLRVALQQSQKSYLYETNVGAGLPLIDTIRLLHHSGENITRIKGVFSGTLSYLFNSFSAEDRPFSEVLKEAVDKGFTEPDPREDLCGNDVGRKLLILARELDLINEFSDVSIHNLIPEHLRQGTAADFLQRLQELDSEFETIKKGQKDGHVLRYVGDLHGNLLDENGAVLDVKLVSVPKESSLGQVKGADSIFEIYTESYGENPIVIQGAGAGAAVTARGVFGDILRLAERNIG from the coding sequence GTGAAAGTAATAAAATTTGGAGGTCGATCATTGGCCAATGGTGAGGGTATAAAAAATACACTACGAATCATAAAAGAAAAAGTAGCAGATGGAGAAGTCATAACAGTAGTAGTTTCTGCTAGAGGCAATGCAACAGATGAATTAGAATCTATTTTAGAAAAGGCTGCAAAAGGAGAAAGCTATCAAGAGGACTGGGAAGTATTTATGGATTATCAACAAGATGGTTTTGAAGTTGATTTTAAGGAGGAATTTTTGGTATTAGAAAAACTTTTTGAAGGGGTAGCCTTATTAGGAGATTACAGTAAAAAAATTAAAGATCAGGTTTTGGCTCAAGGAGAAGTTCTATCAGCTAAGTTGGTAACACAGATTTTAAGGAATAATGGGATTCCAGCTCATTTTACAGATAGTCGTTTACTTATTAAAACTGATGCTAAGTTTGGAGACGCCCAACCATTAGATGCATTATCTAGAGAAAATATATTAAACCATTTTAAGTTCTATAACGAGGATACTGTGCATATCGTAACTGGATTTATTGCCTCTAATACTCAAGGAGAAACTACCACTTTAGGACGCAATGGTAGTAATTATACAGCTGCTTTATTGGCCAATTATTTGAATGCTGAAGAATTACAAAATTTCACACATGTTGATGGGATTTTTACCGCTAACCCTGATTTGGTAGCTGATGCACAGGTGATTAGACAGCTTTCTTATGATGAAGCCAATGAGTTGGCCAATTTCGGTGCAAACATTTTACATGCAAAAACGATAATTCCATTAATAGAGAAGGAAATCCCTTTAAGAATATTAAATACCTTTAATAGTATACACCCAGGGACATTAATTAGTCCGGTAAGTTCTCGTAAAGGAATAAAATCTCTTTCAGTTTTGGAAGAGGTGGCATTGGTAAATTTAGAAGGTAGAGGACTTTTAGGTAAAGCGGGGATAGATGCTCGGATCTTTAGAGCCTTAGGCCAAAATAATATTAGTGTGAGCATCATATCACAAGGTTCTTCAGAACGGGGAATAGGTTTAGTGGTATCAGCAAGAGATGCAGAAACAGCAAGAATAGCAATAGAGCGAGAATTTGAGGCTGATTTTTACACTCATGATGTGAGTAAGGTATATGTAGTGCGTGATGTTTCGGTTATTTCTATTGTTGGGCAAGAATTGGCTACCTTTAATAAACCTTACAATGCTTTAATTCGAAATCAAATAGTTCCAGTTCTATTCAATAATACGGTTACAGGTAAAAATGTAAGTTTGGTTGTTGAACGGAAGCATTTACATAAGGCACTAAATGTTATTCATGGGGAAATTTTTGAGATTTCCAAGAAAGTGAATCTTGTTGTTTTTGGTCATGGAACAGTTGGTAGTACGTTAATAAATCAAGTGTTGGCGGCTCAAGCTGATATTTTACAGCGAAAAAATATACAATTGCAGGTGGTGGCGATTGCTAATTCTCGTCAATTGTTGTTTGATGCAAAAGGAATAGGATCTTCTTGGTTTAAGGATATTCAGGAAAAGGGAATCGAATTTCAGTCTTTAGATACATTGTTGTCGTTAGTTGATCGATTTCATTTGGAAAATCTTATTGCTGTAGACCTTACTGCTAGCAGTACATTTATAGAGAAATACATTTCATTAGTTCAAAATGGTTTTGATTTAGTATCTGCAAATAAGATTGCCAATACTCATTCCTATTCTTTTTATAAAGATTTACGTGTAGCCTTGCAGCAATCTCAGAAAAGTTATTTATATGAAACCAATGTTGGGGCAGGACTTCCTCTCATAGATACCATACGATTATTACATCACTCAGGTGAAAATATTACGAGGATCAAAGGGGTGTTTTCTGGGACATTGAGTTATTTGTTTAATTCGTTTTCAGCTGAAGATAGACCGTTTAGTGAGGTGTTAAAAGAGGCGGTTGATAAAGGATTTACGGAACCAGATCCACGAGAGGATTTGTGTGGTAATGATGTAGGTAGGAAATTGTTAATACTAGCTCGTGAGTTGGATTTGATTAATGAGTTTAGCGATGTTTCAATACACAATTTAATACCTGAACATTTACGTCAGGGAACGGCGGCTGATTTCTTACAACGCTTGCAAGAGCTAGATTCTGAATTTGAGACGATTAAGAAAGGACAAAAGGATGGACATGTTTTGAGATATGTTGGTGATCTACATGGAAATTTATTAGATGAGAATGGAGCTGTTTTAGATGTGAAATTAGTGTCTGTACCTAAAGAAAGTTCTTTGGGTCAAGTAAAGGGCGCGGATTCCATTTTTGAAATTTACACTGAATCCTATGGGGAGAATCCTATTGTCATTCAGGGTGCTGGCGCAGGGGCTGCTGTTACTGCAAGAGGTGTATTCGGAGATATTCTCCGTTTGGCTGAACGTAATATAGGATAA
- a CDS encoding deoxynucleoside kinase: protein MHIAIAGNIGAGKTTLTKLLAKHFRWEPQFEDVVDNPYLDDFYTQMERWSFNLQIYFLNSRFRQVLQIRESGKAIIQDRTIYEDAHIFAPNLHAMGLMTNRDFSNYKSLFDLMEELVQAPDLLIYLRSSIPNLVKQIHKRGREYENSISIEYLSRLNERYEAWIHNYSKGKLLIIDVDEMDFVDNPEDLGTVINRIDAEINGLF from the coding sequence ATGCATATTGCCATTGCAGGAAATATAGGTGCCGGTAAAACAACCTTAACTAAATTACTAGCCAAACACTTCAGGTGGGAACCTCAGTTTGAGGATGTGGTTGACAACCCCTATCTAGATGATTTTTACACCCAAATGGAACGGTGGAGCTTTAACTTGCAGATTTACTTCCTTAATAGTCGTTTTCGTCAAGTTTTGCAAATACGTGAAAGTGGAAAAGCAATAATTCAGGACCGTACCATATATGAGGATGCCCATATTTTTGCTCCTAATCTCCATGCAATGGGATTAATGACAAACCGAGATTTTAGTAACTACAAATCTTTGTTTGATCTTATGGAAGAATTGGTGCAAGCGCCTGATTTGTTGATCTACCTAAGAAGTTCGATACCTAATTTAGTAAAGCAAATTCATAAACGTGGACGTGAGTATGAAAATTCAATTTCAATTGAATATTTAAGCCGTCTTAATGAACGATATGAGGCTTGGATTCACAATTACAGCAAAGGAAAATTGCTCATTATTGATGTAGATGAAATGGATTTTGTAGACAATCCAGAAGACCTTGGAACAGTTATCAATCGTATAGACGCCGAGATTAACGGTTTATTTTAA
- a CDS encoding phosphoadenosine phosphosulfate reductase domain-containing protein, which translates to MKSDIIDNLDYWNQYLKDKSPSDIIEWVMQFAQKPVITTNFGPNATSLLHACSKVKKDIEVIWCDTGFNTQETYAHAKNVSSLLDLNLHIYTPRYETSFIQYFYGVPSPWESSHRVFSEIVKLEPFRRAMKKHAPDVWFTNLRKGQTEHRNTLDVLSVSKDGILKVSPFYYWKESEVKGYIKAHHLPDESHYYDPTKVLANRECGIHL; encoded by the coding sequence ATGAAAAGCGACATTATAGATAACTTGGACTATTGGAATCAGTATTTAAAAGACAAATCCCCGTCTGATATAATTGAGTGGGTAATGCAATTTGCTCAAAAGCCAGTTATAACCACTAATTTCGGACCTAATGCAACCTCGCTTTTGCATGCATGTAGTAAGGTAAAGAAGGATATAGAAGTTATATGGTGTGATACTGGTTTTAATACACAGGAAACTTATGCACATGCCAAAAACGTTTCAAGTTTATTAGATCTGAACTTGCACATATATACTCCAAGGTATGAAACGTCATTTATTCAGTATTTTTATGGAGTTCCTTCACCTTGGGAGTCATCTCACAGAGTATTTAGTGAGATAGTGAAATTAGAACCGTTTCGAAGGGCTATGAAAAAACATGCTCCAGATGTGTGGTTTACTAATTTGCGTAAAGGCCAAACCGAACATAGGAATACGCTAGATGTTTTGAGTGTGTCTAAAGATGGAATTCTTAAAGTTAGTCCATTTTATTATTGGAAAGAGTCGGAGGTCAAAGGCTATATAAAAGCGCATCACTTACCTGATGAATCTCATTATTACGATCCCACGAAAGTCCTAGCCAACCGCGAATGCGGTATTCATTTGTAA
- the metK gene encoding methionine adenosyltransferase, which translates to MGYLFTSESVSEGHPDKIADQISDALIDHFLAFDPNSKVACETLVTTGQVVLAGEVKSDTYLDVQQIARDVIKKIGYTKSEYMFEANSCGILSAIHEQSPDINQGVDKANPEEQGAGDQGMMFGYATNETENYMPLALDLSHKLLQELAELRRENNQITYLRPDSKSQVTLEYNDNNKPERIKTIVISTQHDDFGPEAEMLKKIEQDIKLILIPRIVAKYPHYSHLFNSAIEYHINPTGIFVIGGPHGDTGLTGRKIIVDTYGGKGAHGGGAFSGKDPSKVDRSAAYATRHIAKNLVAAGVADELLVQVSYAIGVAQPMGIYINTFGTSKINISDGEIARIVEGIFDMRPYFIEKRLKLRNPIYSETAAYGHMGREPKTVTKIFHSPYEAAKEITVELFTWEKLDYVDKIKEAFKL; encoded by the coding sequence ATGGGCTATTTATTTACCTCTGAATCTGTTTCTGAAGGGCATCCTGATAAAATTGCAGACCAAATAAGTGATGCACTTATTGACCATTTTTTGGCCTTTGATCCAAACTCTAAAGTGGCATGTGAGACTTTAGTAACCACTGGACAAGTTGTGCTTGCCGGTGAAGTTAAATCCGACACTTATCTAGATGTACAACAAATCGCTAGAGATGTCATTAAAAAAATAGGATACACCAAAAGTGAATACATGTTTGAAGCCAATTCGTGTGGTATACTTTCTGCAATCCATGAACAATCTCCTGACATCAATCAAGGAGTAGATAAGGCTAATCCAGAAGAGCAAGGTGCTGGTGATCAAGGAATGATGTTTGGTTATGCAACTAATGAAACTGAAAACTATATGCCACTGGCATTAGACCTCTCACATAAATTATTACAAGAACTTGCCGAACTCCGTCGTGAAAACAACCAGATTACCTATTTGCGACCTGACTCAAAAAGCCAAGTAACACTAGAGTATAATGATAACAATAAGCCTGAACGTATAAAGACTATTGTAATTTCAACTCAACATGATGATTTCGGTCCAGAAGCAGAAATGCTTAAAAAGATTGAACAAGACATTAAACTTATCCTAATTCCGCGGATAGTAGCCAAATACCCTCATTATTCGCATCTTTTTAACAGTGCTATTGAATACCATATCAACCCAACAGGAATTTTTGTTATTGGAGGACCTCATGGAGACACAGGACTTACTGGACGTAAAATCATTGTAGACACCTATGGCGGAAAAGGTGCTCATGGAGGGGGAGCCTTCTCTGGAAAAGATCCAAGTAAAGTTGATAGAAGTGCTGCCTATGCGACACGACATATTGCTAAAAATTTAGTTGCGGCAGGTGTTGCTGATGAACTATTGGTTCAGGTAAGTTATGCTATAGGTGTTGCGCAGCCAATGGGAATTTACATTAACACCTTTGGAACTTCTAAAATCAATATTAGTGATGGAGAAATTGCTCGTATTGTAGAAGGTATTTTCGATATGCGCCCTTATTTCATTGAAAAACGTTTAAAACTTAGAAACCCTATTTACAGTGAAACTGCGGCATATGGACATATGGGAAGAGAGCCTAAAACAGTCACCAAAATATTCCATTCTCCTTATGAGGCAGCTAAAGAAATTACAGTAGAGTTATTCACTTGGGAAAAATTAGACTACGTGGATAAAATAAAAGAAGCTTTCAAATTGTAA
- a CDS encoding alpha/beta fold hydrolase encodes MEKGIQHIQISSFLTRSGLHCDTINLGYQLFGCSLGTAPIVVVNHALTGNSQVTGESGWWNEAIGEGKVIDTCRYTIIAFNVPGNGYGYNDQPIDNYQDFTAYDIAKLFLYGLEFLGVDSIYGLIGGSVGGGIAWEMAAQRPLLAAHLIPVASDWKSTDWLIANCLIQEQILNNSSRPVHDARLHAMLCYRTPQSFKEKFGRSWNETESLYNIETWLLHHGKKLQQRFQLSAYKLMNKLLQSINIEAGGLSFSEIVTPIKAHVHIVAIDSDLFFTPDENRETYRLIKQLGKEVSYHEINSIHGHDAFLIEFDQLETILKPIFGTNEP; translated from the coding sequence TTGGAAAAAGGCATTCAACATATTCAAATATCATCATTTTTAACTCGAAGTGGATTACATTGTGATACAATCAATTTGGGGTATCAGTTATTTGGTTGTTCTCTAGGTACGGCACCTATAGTGGTGGTTAATCATGCACTTACCGGCAATTCTCAGGTTACAGGGGAATCGGGTTGGTGGAATGAAGCTATAGGAGAAGGAAAGGTTATTGATACATGTCGGTATACAATTATTGCCTTTAATGTACCTGGTAATGGGTACGGTTATAATGATCAACCAATAGATAATTACCAAGACTTTACGGCTTATGACATAGCAAAATTGTTTCTATATGGACTAGAATTTCTTGGTGTTGATTCAATATATGGCTTGATTGGAGGATCTGTGGGAGGGGGGATTGCATGGGAAATGGCAGCTCAAAGACCTCTATTAGCAGCACATTTGATCCCTGTTGCTTCTGATTGGAAATCTACAGACTGGCTTATTGCTAATTGTTTGATACAAGAACAAATATTGAACAATTCATCAAGGCCAGTACATGATGCTCGATTACATGCAATGTTGTGTTATCGAACACCACAATCTTTTAAAGAAAAGTTTGGAAGAAGTTGGAATGAAACAGAATCACTATATAATATTGAAACATGGTTACTCCACCATGGTAAAAAGTTACAGCAACGTTTTCAGCTTTCAGCCTACAAGTTAATGAACAAACTTCTTCAATCTATTAATATTGAGGCTGGGGGATTGTCTTTTTCAGAAATAGTTACTCCTATTAAGGCGCATGTGCATATTGTTGCTATTGATTCAGATTTATTTTTTACGCCTGATGAGAATCGTGAAACGTACCGATTAATAAAACAGTTAGGTAAAGAAGTTAGCTACCATGAAATAAATTCAATACATGGGCATGATGCTTTTTTGATTGAATTTGATCAATTGGAAACTATTTTAAAACCAATTTTTGGAACGAATGAACCATAG
- a CDS encoding nitrite/sulfite reductase → MQSFRTELENPLVQKEIIDLEKKIHLFQEGKVDEERFRSLRLARGIYGQRQPGVQMIRIKLPYGKVTGEQLIRIADVADEYSNGVLHITTRQDIQIHYVNLDKTPELWAKLAKDDITLREACGNTVRNVTASETAGIDPLEPFDVTPYAHAVFQFFLRNPICQEMGRKIKISFSATDKDTALSYLHDLGFIPKLKDGKRGFKVMLGGGLGSQPRHADVLYNFLPEEKIIAVTESVLRVFDRYGERSRRMKARMKFLIADVGLKEFVRLINEEQKALSHQEYCINIPQEIMLEKKKITDYNEAVCTDKSYNLWKLTSVFEQKQMGFVAVGIKVTLGNFRTEKARSLASIIQRYGSNEMRFTLRQNILLRNIQIEHLPELYNELKQLQFTEIGYNSLADITACPGTDTCNLGIASSTGIASALEKVLYEEYPQYLTRQSLTIKISGCMNACGQHNMAHIGFQGMSVRTPNKLVAPALQVLLGGSVIGDGQGRFADKVIKIPSKRGPEALRIILNDYDNNGGGQEYDVYYQDRGEHYFYDLLKHLSPTDNLSNDDFIDWGHNKEYVQAVGVGECAGVVIDLVQTLLYESKEKLDNAVGALSASAWSDGIYYSYSAFVNTAKAILLANNLKTNTQAGIIKQFDEAFISTGKIEWDGSFEETVYQINKNNPTEKFAQQYLAESQAFLKVIESYRENQLSNAK, encoded by the coding sequence ATGCAAAGTTTTAGAACAGAATTAGAAAACCCATTAGTTCAAAAGGAGATAATAGATCTTGAGAAGAAGATTCATCTTTTTCAAGAAGGTAAAGTAGATGAGGAACGTTTTAGAAGTCTTCGATTAGCGCGAGGAATTTATGGACAACGACAACCTGGAGTACAAATGATTCGTATTAAGCTTCCTTATGGGAAAGTAACAGGTGAACAATTAATTCGCATTGCTGATGTTGCTGATGAATACTCTAATGGTGTACTTCATATTACAACAAGACAAGATATTCAGATACACTACGTGAACTTGGATAAGACACCTGAACTTTGGGCCAAATTGGCAAAAGACGATATTACTTTACGTGAAGCATGTGGCAATACAGTACGTAATGTAACTGCCAGTGAAACTGCAGGGATTGATCCATTGGAACCGTTTGATGTAACACCATATGCACATGCTGTTTTTCAATTTTTCTTGCGTAACCCTATATGCCAGGAAATGGGACGGAAAATTAAAATTTCGTTTTCTGCTACCGATAAGGATACGGCATTAAGCTATTTGCATGATTTAGGTTTTATTCCTAAACTCAAAGATGGTAAGCGAGGTTTTAAGGTCATGCTTGGTGGTGGATTAGGATCACAACCACGTCATGCGGATGTACTTTATAATTTTTTACCAGAAGAAAAAATAATTGCGGTAACAGAGAGTGTATTGCGGGTTTTTGATCGTTATGGAGAACGATCACGCCGAATGAAAGCTCGGATGAAGTTTTTAATAGCTGATGTTGGACTTAAGGAGTTTGTACGATTAATTAATGAAGAACAAAAAGCATTGTCCCATCAGGAGTATTGCATCAATATTCCACAGGAGATTATGCTCGAAAAGAAGAAAATTACGGATTATAATGAGGCAGTTTGTACTGATAAATCATATAATCTTTGGAAGCTTACTAGTGTGTTTGAACAAAAGCAAATGGGATTTGTTGCAGTAGGGATTAAGGTTACTTTAGGAAATTTTAGAACTGAGAAGGCACGATCATTGGCAAGTATTATTCAACGATATGGGAGTAACGAAATGCGATTTACCTTGAGACAAAATATATTGTTACGTAATATCCAAATAGAACACCTACCTGAATTATATAATGAATTAAAGCAATTACAGTTTACAGAAATAGGCTATAATTCCTTAGCCGATATTACCGCCTGTCCTGGGACTGACACATGTAATTTAGGTATAGCTAGCAGTACTGGAATTGCCTCTGCTTTAGAGAAAGTACTTTATGAGGAATATCCTCAGTACTTGACTCGTCAATCCCTTACAATAAAGATAAGTGGATGCATGAATGCTTGTGGTCAACACAATATGGCGCATATTGGTTTTCAAGGTATGTCTGTTAGGACACCAAACAAATTAGTCGCACCTGCATTACAAGTTTTGTTAGGTGGAAGTGTTATCGGAGATGGACAGGGTAGGTTTGCTGATAAGGTCATAAAAATTCCAAGTAAAAGAGGCCCTGAAGCCTTACGTATCATACTTAATGATTACGACAATAATGGTGGCGGACAAGAGTATGATGTCTATTATCAAGATCGAGGAGAACATTATTTCTATGATTTATTAAAGCATTTATCCCCAACAGATAATCTTTCTAACGATGATTTTATTGATTGGGGGCATAATAAGGAATATGTACAAGCTGTAGGAGTTGGGGAATGTGCTGGAGTAGTAATCGACTTGGTGCAAACTCTTTTATATGAGAGTAAAGAAAAATTAGATAATGCCGTTGGTGCCTTAAGTGCTAGTGCTTGGAGTGATGGTATATATTATTCATACAGTGCGTTTGTAAATACTGCAAAGGCAATCTTATTAGCCAATAATTTGAAAACAAATACTCAGGCAGGAATTATAAAGCAGTTTGATGAAGCCTTTATAAGCACAGGTAAAATTGAATGGGATGGTTCCTTTGAAGAAACGGTTTATCAAATAAATAAAAATAATCCAACGGAGAAATTTGCTCAACAATACTTGGCAGAATCTCAAGCCTTTTTGAAAGTAATTGAATCTTATAGAGAAAATCAGTTGTCAAATGCAAAATAG
- a CDS encoding O-acetylhomoserine aminocarboxypropyltransferase/cysteine synthase family protein: protein MSTEKFATQLLHAGHDVSQHAGTRAVPIYQTTSYVFNNADHAASLFNLTESGYIYTRLNNPTNDILEQRLATLEGGIGAVVTASGTSAIATALLVLLKSGDHIVASSSLYGGTYNLLNVTLPRLGITTTFVDPSHPESFADAIQDTTKAIFIESLGNPKLDVLDIEAIAIQASKAQVPLIVDNTVATPALLNPIKYGANIVVHSLTKYISGNGTSLGGVIIDGGNFNWSNGKFPEFTTPSAGYHGLVYHEALGNAAFIAKVRLEGLRDLGGALSPFNAFQILQGLETLSLRLDRHSRNALALAQWLEDQEDVAWVNYPGLKSSSQYTLAQKYLPNGQSGVVTFGVKGGFEAAKVIADKTKYFSLLANIGDTKSLIIHPASTTHQQLNEQQQYSTGVTPDLIRLSVGIEDLEDLKADLQRAFKETSKK from the coding sequence ATGAGTACAGAAAAATTTGCAACACAATTATTACATGCCGGCCATGATGTATCACAACATGCAGGAACTAGAGCCGTGCCTATTTATCAAACCACATCCTATGTCTTTAACAATGCTGATCACGCTGCTTCACTTTTTAATTTGACTGAATCAGGATACATTTATACACGATTAAATAACCCTACTAATGATATTCTTGAACAGCGATTAGCAACTTTGGAAGGTGGAATTGGAGCAGTGGTTACGGCCTCAGGAACTTCAGCTATAGCAACGGCATTGTTAGTATTGTTAAAGTCGGGAGATCATATAGTAGCTTCAAGTAGTCTTTATGGTGGTACTTACAACTTATTAAATGTGACTTTGCCAAGATTGGGAATAACCACAACATTTGTAGATCCATCTCATCCTGAATCATTCGCGGATGCAATTCAAGACACAACTAAGGCTATTTTTATAGAATCTTTAGGAAATCCTAAATTAGATGTTCTGGATATAGAAGCAATTGCAATCCAAGCTTCAAAGGCTCAAGTTCCTTTAATTGTAGATAATACTGTAGCTACTCCTGCGTTGTTAAATCCGATAAAATACGGTGCTAATATTGTTGTTCATTCCTTAACTAAATATATTAGTGGTAATGGTACTTCATTGGGAGGGGTTATTATTGATGGTGGTAATTTTAATTGGAGTAATGGTAAATTTCCTGAATTTACTACCCCATCAGCGGGGTATCATGGATTAGTTTATCATGAAGCGTTGGGAAATGCTGCTTTTATAGCAAAAGTTCGGTTAGAAGGATTAAGAGACTTAGGAGGGGCCTTGAGTCCATTTAATGCATTTCAGATTCTTCAAGGATTAGAGACTCTTTCCTTACGTCTGGATCGACACAGTAGGAATGCGTTGGCATTGGCCCAATGGTTGGAGGATCAAGAAGATGTAGCATGGGTTAACTATCCAGGCTTAAAAAGTAGTTCTCAGTATACTTTAGCCCAAAAATACCTTCCAAACGGACAAAGTGGCGTGGTAACTTTTGGGGTAAAAGGAGGGTTTGAAGCCGCCAAGGTAATTGCTGATAAAACAAAATATTTCTCTTTACTAGCAAATATTGGAGATACTAAATCGCTTATTATTCATCCAGCTAGTACCACACATCAACAACTTAATGAGCAACAGCAGTATTCTACAGGAGTGACTCCTGATTTGATTAGGTTATCTGTAGGAATTGAGGATTTAGAGGATTTAAAGGCTGATTTACAAAGGGCTTTTAAAGAAACTTCGAAAAAATAA
- a CDS encoding trans-sulfuration enzyme family protein codes for MSTSHFETDAIRNQLERTNFMEHSAPLFLTSSFVFDDAEDMRASFDEEKERSIYSRFSNPNTSEFVQKVCRMEGAEAGFAYATGMAAVYSTLAALLNAGDHIVSAGSVFGSTHALFTKFFPKWNITTSYFDVNFPNEIEKHIKPNTKILYAESPTNPAVDIVDLELLGKIAKKHKLILIIDNCFATPYLQQPISFGADLVIHSATKLMDGQGRVLGGVTVGRADLIREIYLFSRNTGPALSPFNAWILSKSLETLAVRVDRHCENALKVASFLEQHPKVATVKYPFLPSHPQYTIAKKQMKQGGNIVAFEIKGGINAGRTFLNHIKLASLSANLGDTRTIVTHPASTTHSKLSEDERRAVSITDGLVRVSVGLEHADDIINDLNQALLS; via the coding sequence ATGAGTACATCACATTTCGAGACGGATGCAATACGAAATCAGTTAGAACGTACCAATTTTATGGAGCATAGTGCGCCCTTATTCCTGACTTCTAGTTTTGTTTTTGATGATGCAGAAGATATGAGAGCCTCATTCGATGAAGAAAAGGAACGTTCAATTTATAGTCGTTTTAGCAACCCTAATACTTCTGAGTTCGTTCAGAAGGTTTGTCGAATGGAAGGAGCAGAAGCTGGCTTTGCCTATGCTACAGGAATGGCAGCTGTGTATTCTACCTTAGCTGCGTTATTAAATGCAGGGGATCATATTGTGTCTGCGGGTAGTGTATTTGGATCAACGCACGCTCTTTTCACAAAGTTTTTTCCTAAGTGGAATATTACGACTTCTTATTTTGATGTTAATTTTCCAAATGAAATAGAGAAGCATATAAAGCCTAATACTAAAATTCTATACGCAGAGTCACCTACAAATCCTGCTGTTGATATTGTTGATTTAGAACTATTAGGTAAAATTGCCAAAAAGCATAAGCTCATTTTGATTATTGATAATTGTTTTGCTACACCATATCTACAGCAGCCTATTTCATTTGGAGCTGATTTGGTTATTCATTCTGCTACTAAGTTAATGGATGGTCAAGGAAGAGTTTTAGGGGGGGTTACTGTTGGACGAGCTGACTTAATTAGAGAAATTTATTTGTTTTCTAGGAATACGGGACCAGCACTTTCGCCTTTTAATGCCTGGATCTTAAGTAAAAGCTTGGAGACTCTTGCAGTTCGTGTTGATAGACATTGCGAGAATGCATTGAAAGTAGCCAGTTTTTTAGAACAACATCCAAAGGTGGCTACCGTAAAATATCCTTTTTTGCCATCTCATCCTCAGTACACCATTGCTAAAAAGCAGATGAAACAAGGTGGTAATATTGTAGCTTTTGAGATCAAAGGAGGTATTAATGCAGGTCGCACATTTTTAAATCATATTAAATTGGCAAGTCTTTCTGCTAATTTAGGTGATACAAGAACAATAGTTACCCATCCAGCTTCTACTACTCATAGTAAGTTAAGCGAGGATGAACGAAGAGCTGTGAGTATAACTGATGGACTTGTGCGTGTTTCTGTAGGATTAGAACATGCAGATGATATTATAAATGATTTAAATCAGGCATTACTTTCTTAA